A window of Thermus antranikianii DSM 12462 contains these coding sequences:
- a CDS encoding alpha/beta hydrolase produces the protein MSAKKLLLLFLVAAFLLALAVTGVAHYFLRPLKAEGVAQEALKQAGLEVREASYGLELIPKAPKALLAFYPGARVEPLAYAPVLTPVAEAGYLVVLLKVPSGIALLGKERALEAHQAHSGLPWVVGGHSLGGVAAAELAASEGLPLILFASYPEKDLSQENLPVLALFGTEDGLLPPEKAREKARLLPKNARVVFVEGLNHAGFGAYGPHKGDRPARRPREALWREIQEEVLLFLEGLGLDAPPPPQAHR, from the coding sequence ATGAGCGCCAAAAAGCTCCTTCTTCTCTTCCTGGTGGCGGCCTTCCTCCTGGCCCTGGCCGTGACCGGGGTAGCCCACTACTTCCTTAGGCCCTTAAAGGCGGAGGGCGTGGCCCAGGAAGCCTTGAAGCAAGCTGGCCTCGAGGTGCGGGAGGCTTCTTACGGCCTAGAGCTCATCCCCAAAGCCCCCAAGGCCCTTTTGGCCTTCTACCCCGGGGCCCGGGTGGAACCCTTGGCCTACGCCCCGGTTCTGACCCCGGTGGCGGAGGCGGGGTACCTGGTGGTCCTTTTGAAGGTTCCCTCGGGCATCGCCCTCCTGGGAAAGGAAAGGGCCCTGGAGGCCCACCAGGCCCATTCCGGACTCCCCTGGGTGGTGGGCGGGCACAGCCTAGGCGGGGTGGCGGCGGCAGAGCTGGCCGCCTCGGAAGGGCTTCCCCTCATCCTCTTCGCCAGCTACCCGGAAAAGGACCTTTCCCAGGAAAACCTTCCCGTCCTGGCCCTTTTCGGCACGGAAGACGGCCTCCTCCCCCCGGAAAAAGCCCGGGAGAAGGCCCGGCTCCTTCCCAAAAACGCCCGGGTGGTCTTCGTGGAAGGGCTGAACCACGCGGGCTTTGGCGCCTACGGCCCCCACAAGGGGGACCGGCCCGCCCGAAGGCCCCGGGAAGCCCTATGGCGGGAGATCCAGGAGGAGGTCCTGCTTTTCTTGGAAGGCCTGGGCCTGGACGCCCCTCCCCCGCCCCAGGCCCACCGCTGA
- a CDS encoding efflux RND transporter permease subunit, with product MRTNPLVAFFVERFVFATAIFVGLVLVGLLLGLGLGVELLPRFSVPVVAVSTSYPGAGPEEVAEQVSKPLEDALSTLSGVDTIGSSSTEGFSLVFVQFQQGVDVDRVAVEVSQKVAAARALLPKDASPPVVQKFDPSASPILYVALEAPGEDLSQVLRYAERTLKPRLQLVPGVADIRLTGAPKRAIRVYLDPGRLEALGVAPGQVVQALSTSALNLPLGSLTEGEKRRVYTLRNTPATAEEVADLVLDPSRGLRIRDVARVEERAEEPSTLNRLNGRPAVLLAVVKTPDSNAVAVADGVKKTLAETKLPAGYRAEIALDSTRFIRAAVLDTVREAFLAALAVSLVVLVFLGKLNSVFSVILAIPITLSGAILLFGLLGFTYNLISLLALTVAVGIVVDDSIVVAENIDRYRRMGYGLKEAVLKGASEVSVAVAAATLSLLAVFLPISFLPGIIGQIFQQFGLGMAAAIAVSWLEALLFLTVRLAYFPDPEPPSPKEALLALRLLPQDLRFAYQRGLRTPVGLLLGALAAFLLYRQGPLWLLLLPLYPALLGLGRYLGRFFLDLAGALTHLLHASSEALMHRLTEAYARSLGQVLRRPWVVLGLATLAFLSLFPILPRIPFNFTPRSDTGVLTATLLLPKDTPLAVSDRAARALEAYFLSHPAVKRVVTTVGASATGGAQVGDPSRVQLQIVLKPKSERQDIFTLTEVFNRQGREALKDFPGADLRVLAQTGPEAGDADLQFFVTSPDRALLEKRVREITQLIAEKPYVLNVKNTLEATQRERVFVPDPARLSGTGLTPLDLAQTLRLYLSGTQAATARRGGEELAIVVQADPLRLGDESDLLSLPIYAPALGAFLPLGSLGRFVERPGPTLISRRNQAYAAGININLKPDAPGTFQIQRELEAELQSKGLLGDGVELLATGLGSFTGELARLAPLAFALALVLNYLVIASQFNAWRYPLYLLLPVPLALVGAFWLTYLLGTGLDVISVLGVVMLIGLVTKNAILLLDFAVRRMREKPLREALVEAARLRLRPILMTTLTVLIISLPLLLGTGEGAEYRRPLGVIILGGLLSSTLLTLFVVPAAFYAFEGRRAREAILR from the coding sequence GTGAGGACCAACCCTCTGGTGGCCTTCTTCGTGGAGCGGTTCGTCTTCGCCACCGCCATCTTCGTGGGCCTGGTCCTGGTGGGCCTGCTCCTGGGCCTTGGGCTTGGGGTGGAACTCCTCCCCCGCTTCAGCGTGCCCGTGGTGGCGGTTTCCACCAGCTACCCCGGGGCCGGTCCCGAGGAGGTGGCGGAGCAAGTATCCAAGCCCCTCGAGGACGCCCTTTCCACCCTAAGCGGGGTGGACACCATCGGAAGCAGCTCCACCGAGGGCTTCAGCCTGGTCTTTGTCCAGTTCCAGCAAGGGGTGGACGTGGACCGGGTAGCGGTGGAGGTGAGCCAGAAGGTGGCCGCCGCCCGGGCCCTGCTTCCCAAGGATGCCTCGCCCCCCGTGGTGCAGAAGTTTGACCCCTCGGCAAGCCCCATCCTCTACGTGGCCCTCGAGGCGCCCGGGGAGGATCTCTCCCAGGTGTTGCGCTACGCCGAGCGAACCCTAAAGCCCCGCCTCCAGCTGGTGCCGGGGGTGGCGGACATCCGCCTCACCGGGGCGCCCAAGAGGGCCATCCGGGTCTACCTGGACCCAGGCCGCCTCGAGGCCCTGGGGGTAGCCCCCGGCCAGGTGGTGCAGGCGCTTTCCACCTCGGCCCTGAACCTGCCCTTGGGAAGCCTCACCGAGGGGGAAAAGCGCCGGGTCTACACCCTGCGCAACACCCCCGCCACCGCCGAGGAGGTGGCGGATCTGGTCCTGGACCCCTCTCGGGGCCTCAGGATCCGGGACGTGGCCCGGGTGGAGGAGCGGGCGGAAGAGCCCAGCACCCTAAACCGCCTGAACGGCCGCCCCGCCGTCCTCCTGGCGGTGGTGAAGACCCCTGACTCCAACGCCGTGGCCGTGGCGGACGGGGTCAAAAAGACCCTGGCGGAAACCAAACTCCCCGCAGGCTACCGGGCGGAGATCGCCCTGGACTCCACCCGCTTTATCCGGGCCGCCGTTTTGGACACGGTGCGGGAGGCCTTCCTAGCTGCCTTGGCGGTGTCCTTGGTGGTGTTGGTCTTCTTGGGGAAGCTGAACTCCGTCTTCTCCGTGATCCTGGCCATCCCCATCACCCTCTCCGGGGCCATCCTCCTCTTCGGCCTTCTGGGCTTCACCTACAACCTGATCAGCCTTCTCGCCCTCACCGTGGCGGTGGGCATCGTGGTGGACGACTCCATCGTGGTGGCGGAGAACATCGACCGCTACCGGCGCATGGGGTACGGCCTCAAGGAAGCGGTGCTGAAGGGAGCCAGCGAGGTTTCCGTGGCGGTGGCCGCCGCCACCCTGAGCCTTCTCGCGGTATTCCTCCCCATCAGCTTCCTCCCGGGCATCATCGGCCAGATCTTCCAGCAGTTCGGCCTGGGAATGGCCGCCGCCATCGCCGTGAGCTGGCTGGAGGCCCTCCTCTTCCTCACCGTGCGCCTGGCCTACTTCCCGGACCCCGAACCCCCAAGCCCCAAGGAAGCCCTTCTGGCCCTACGCCTCCTGCCCCAAGACCTCCGCTTCGCTTACCAAAGGGGCCTCCGCACCCCAGTGGGTCTTCTCCTCGGAGCCCTGGCCGCCTTCCTCCTCTACCGGCAGGGACCCCTTTGGCTCCTCCTCCTTCCCCTGTACCCCGCCCTCCTCGGCCTTGGGCGCTACCTGGGCCGCTTTTTCCTGGACCTGGCGGGAGCCCTCACCCACCTCCTCCACGCGAGCTCCGAGGCCTTGATGCACCGCCTCACCGAGGCCTACGCCCGAAGCCTTGGCCAGGTCCTAAGACGGCCTTGGGTAGTCCTGGGTCTCGCCACCCTGGCCTTCCTCTCCCTCTTCCCCATCCTGCCCAGGATCCCCTTCAACTTCACCCCCCGCTCCGACACCGGGGTCCTCACCGCCACCCTGCTCCTGCCCAAGGACACCCCCCTGGCGGTCTCCGACCGGGCGGCAAGGGCCCTCGAGGCCTACTTCCTCTCCCACCCCGCGGTGAAGCGGGTGGTCACCACCGTGGGGGCCAGCGCCACCGGCGGGGCCCAGGTGGGGGACCCCAGCCGGGTGCAGCTCCAGATCGTCCTGAAGCCCAAGAGCGAGCGCCAGGACATCTTCACCCTCACCGAGGTCTTCAACCGCCAAGGACGGGAGGCCCTTAAGGACTTCCCTGGGGCCGACCTACGGGTCCTGGCCCAGACCGGCCCCGAGGCCGGGGATGCGGACCTGCAGTTTTTCGTCACCAGCCCCGACCGGGCCCTTTTGGAGAAGCGGGTGAGGGAGATCACCCAGCTGATTGCGGAAAAACCCTATGTCCTCAACGTGAAGAACACCCTCGAGGCCACCCAGCGGGAACGGGTCTTCGTGCCGGATCCTGCCCGGCTTTCCGGCACCGGCCTCACCCCCTTGGACCTGGCCCAGACCCTGCGCCTTTACCTCTCCGGCACCCAGGCGGCCACCGCCAGGAGGGGCGGCGAGGAACTGGCCATCGTGGTCCAAGCGGATCCCCTACGCCTCGGGGACGAGTCCGACCTCCTCTCCCTGCCCATCTACGCCCCTGCCCTGGGCGCCTTCCTGCCCCTGGGAAGCCTGGGGCGGTTCGTGGAGCGGCCTGGACCCACCCTGATCTCGAGGCGCAACCAAGCCTACGCCGCCGGCATCAACATCAACTTGAAGCCGGACGCCCCCGGGACCTTCCAGATCCAAAGGGAGCTGGAAGCGGAACTCCAGTCCAAGGGGCTCCTGGGCGATGGGGTGGAGCTTCTGGCCACGGGCCTGGGTAGCTTCACCGGGGAACTGGCCCGGCTGGCCCCCCTGGCCTTCGCCCTGGCCCTGGTGCTCAACTACCTGGTCATCGCCAGCCAGTTCAACGCCTGGCGCTACCCCCTTTACCTTCTCCTCCCCGTTCCCTTAGCCTTGGTGGGGGCCTTCTGGCTCACCTACCTTTTGGGAACCGGCCTGGATGTGATCAGCGTCCTGGGGGTGGTGATGCTCATCGGTCTGGTCACCAAAAACGCCATCCTCCTTCTGGACTTCGCCGTAAGGCGCATGCGGGAAAAGCCCTTAAGGGAAGCCCTGGTGGAGGCGGCCCGGCTCCGCTTAAGGCCGATCCTCATGACCACCCTCACCGTGCTCATCATCAGCCTTCCCCTGCTCCTGGGCACCGGGGAAGGGGCGGAGTACCGGAGGCCTCTAGGGGTGATCATCCTGGGGGGGCTCCTTTCCTCCACCCTCCTCACCCTCTTCGTGGTGCCCGCGGCCTTCTACGCCTTTGAAGGGCGAAGGGCCCGGGAAGCGATCCTGAGGTGA
- a CDS encoding efflux RND transporter periplasmic adaptor subunit: MRPVTSLALSLILLSACAPKEAKAPEAPPTPTLATEVRTVRAQPGILEREVRASATLQAEKESLVAAGASGRVLRTLPAGTRVQAGEGVVYLDPAPFQEALEAAKLNLKQAEANLERARNQLVGNRATLKAQLQAAEAQLQAAKKRYEEGQALLSAGALAPLDLKALEAQYRQAESHYQNALEALSRLERGEDLRLLELQVEAARLQVRQAERNLKESTVRAPFAGEVVEVFVREGEFVGTGSRAFRLATTDRLLAKVYLPPDQASALTPETPFLLRQNGREVRARLLRKTDLPGQTRLVEVVLKPEGRLLPGPAEARYRVKLAEGFLIPATSLQVQEGETLVYQVKAGKARKTPVRLLAQEGGQAAVEGLDKGAEVIHPVPVGLKDGDPVEVVR, from the coding sequence ATGCGCCCTGTAACAAGCCTTGCCCTAAGCCTCATCCTCCTCAGCGCCTGCGCCCCCAAGGAGGCCAAAGCCCCCGAGGCCCCTCCCACCCCTACCCTGGCCACGGAGGTGCGCACCGTGCGGGCCCAGCCTGGAATCCTGGAACGGGAGGTACGGGCCTCCGCCACCTTGCAGGCGGAAAAGGAGAGCCTGGTGGCGGCAGGCGCCTCCGGCCGGGTCCTGCGAACCCTTCCCGCCGGCACCCGGGTGCAGGCGGGGGAAGGGGTGGTCTACCTGGACCCAGCTCCCTTCCAGGAGGCCCTGGAAGCCGCCAAGCTTAACCTAAAACAAGCCGAGGCCAACCTGGAGCGCGCCCGAAACCAGCTTGTGGGAAACCGGGCCACCCTCAAGGCCCAGCTCCAGGCGGCAGAAGCCCAGCTCCAGGCGGCCAAGAAGCGCTACGAGGAAGGCCAGGCCCTGCTTTCGGCGGGAGCCTTGGCCCCTTTGGACCTCAAGGCCCTCGAGGCCCAGTACCGCCAGGCGGAAAGCCACTACCAGAACGCCCTCGAGGCCCTATCCCGCCTGGAGCGGGGAGAGGACCTCCGGCTTCTTGAGCTTCAGGTGGAGGCCGCCCGGCTCCAGGTGCGCCAGGCGGAAAGGAACCTCAAGGAAAGCACGGTGCGGGCCCCCTTCGCCGGGGAGGTGGTGGAGGTCTTTGTAAGGGAAGGGGAGTTCGTGGGAACGGGAAGCCGGGCCTTCCGGCTGGCCACCACGGACCGCCTTTTGGCCAAGGTCTACCTCCCTCCCGACCAAGCCAGCGCCCTCACCCCAGAAACGCCCTTCCTCCTCAGGCAAAACGGGCGGGAGGTGCGGGCACGCCTCCTGCGCAAAACGGACCTCCCGGGACAGACCCGCCTGGTGGAGGTGGTCCTGAAGCCGGAAGGCAGGCTGCTCCCGGGTCCTGCCGAGGCACGCTACCGGGTGAAGCTGGCCGAAGGCTTCCTCATCCCCGCAACGAGCCTCCAGGTCCAGGAGGGGGAAACCCTGGTCTACCAGGTGAAGGCGGGGAAGGCGAGAAAAACCCCCGTGCGCCTTCTCGCCCAAGAAGGCGGACAAGCGGCGGTGGAGGGCCTTGACAAGGGTGCCGAGGTCATCCATCCCGTGCCCGTGGGCCTCAAGGATGGGGATCCCGTGGAGGTGGTTCGGTGA
- a CDS encoding TolC family protein — protein sequence MRKSALALPVLLALGLAQPLPEALKKAPEVAAVVAARLDYETKQKDLARTLQDPLRTALAELQARQARDLAEARFKRALAQAESEIVSAYTQAYEALLQVDLAAKAVEVAELGLKATEIRLKGGGATSLDLLEAQTRLLEARKNLELAQRGRDTALAALANLVGDWKPEGVKELPALPEEKAVETLLQEHADLLQLKQSLALLRFQRGLLDESFVPRKEIEALEDQIQTLEANLANLERSLRLGLEARYRQLSPLLQGVKTAEEAYRAAQERYRAEEKRFQAGLTSRLGLLQQELALKQAALSLEQAKHAYLKAYYGLLASR from the coding sequence ATGAGAAAAAGCGCCCTAGCCTTACCCGTGCTCCTGGCCCTCGGCCTGGCCCAGCCCCTCCCCGAGGCCCTGAAGAAGGCACCGGAGGTGGCGGCGGTGGTCGCGGCTCGCTTGGACTACGAAACCAAGCAGAAAGACCTGGCCCGCACCCTCCAGGACCCCTTGCGCACCGCCTTGGCCGAGCTGCAAGCGCGCCAGGCCAGGGATCTGGCCGAGGCCAGGTTCAAACGGGCCCTGGCCCAGGCGGAAAGCGAGATCGTCTCCGCCTACACCCAGGCCTATGAAGCCCTCCTGCAGGTGGATCTGGCGGCAAAGGCCGTGGAGGTGGCCGAGCTGGGACTCAAGGCCACGGAGATCCGCCTCAAGGGAGGCGGGGCCACCAGCCTGGACCTCCTCGAGGCGCAAACCCGGCTTCTGGAGGCCAGGAAGAACCTGGAGCTGGCCCAAAGGGGACGGGATACCGCCCTGGCCGCCTTGGCGAACCTGGTGGGCGATTGGAAGCCGGAAGGCGTCAAGGAACTGCCAGCCCTCCCCGAGGAGAAGGCGGTGGAGACCCTTCTTCAGGAGCACGCCGACCTCCTGCAGCTGAAGCAGTCCTTGGCCCTTCTCCGCTTCCAGCGGGGTCTCTTGGACGAAAGCTTCGTCCCAAGGAAGGAGATCGAAGCCCTAGAGGATCAGATCCAAACCCTCGAGGCCAACCTGGCCAACCTGGAGCGCTCCCTAAGGCTGGGCCTGGAGGCCAGGTACCGCCAGCTATCCCCCCTCCTGCAAGGGGTGAAAACGGCGGAGGAGGCTTACCGGGCAGCCCAGGAGCGCTACCGGGCCGAGGAGAAGCGGTTCCAGGCGGGGCTCACCAGCCGGTTAGGCCTTCTACAACAGGAACTCGCCCTCAAGCAGGCGGCGCTTTCCCTGGAGCAGGCCAAGCACGCCTACCTGAAGGCCTATTACGGGCTCCTGGCGAGCCGCTAA
- a CDS encoding TolC family protein — MAKALALLLFLLPALAQGALSPLKDHPLARQAQAFLQAAAKALEAQASPLALNVQGNYARLGYECTPPSLCQGLPATGGSLTLALVLTPFPFGEVQDSLERAWIAYRRAELGYRKALTALQTQAVAAYGRYQLALLGKKVAQKGVELARAALEAARKRQANPKELREAELALKEAENRLLEAQRNVELARKGAEGLVDLTKPLPEIPPPQGTTPLSLEEARLSLEEARIAHMSALRTLFPEVKASYLLYPSGNDTLALSLSSRTLQPTLAYTRQDPAQRPTSLPGGGSYRTLEEMRLSFSLTLSPGLFAALEAAEAQVRGAEEALKATERQARLQEETLNNSLKTLRAALELARLRLEAQERTLAETKKRLELGLESPLALLQAELSLAQAELALAQAESDLRTKWMELYQLYGELLPEVIP; from the coding sequence GTGGCTAAAGCCCTTGCCCTCCTCCTCTTTCTCCTTCCCGCATTGGCCCAGGGGGCGCTGAGTCCCCTCAAGGACCATCCCCTGGCCCGGCAGGCCCAAGCCTTCTTGCAGGCCGCTGCCAAGGCCCTCGAGGCCCAGGCCTCCCCCTTGGCCCTGAACGTGCAGGGAAACTACGCCCGCCTGGGATACGAGTGCACTCCTCCCTCCCTCTGCCAAGGCCTGCCCGCCACGGGGGGAAGCCTCACCCTGGCCCTGGTCCTCACTCCCTTCCCCTTTGGGGAAGTGCAGGACAGCCTGGAACGGGCCTGGATCGCCTACCGAAGAGCCGAGCTCGGCTACCGCAAGGCCCTCACCGCCCTGCAAACCCAGGCGGTGGCCGCATACGGGCGCTACCAGCTGGCCCTCTTGGGGAAAAAGGTGGCGCAAAAGGGAGTGGAACTGGCCCGGGCAGCCCTGGAGGCGGCCCGGAAACGCCAGGCCAACCCCAAGGAGCTCCGGGAGGCGGAGCTCGCCCTGAAGGAAGCGGAAAACCGCCTCTTGGAGGCCCAGAGGAACGTGGAGCTGGCCAGGAAGGGGGCGGAGGGGCTGGTGGACCTCACCAAGCCCCTCCCCGAGATCCCCCCACCCCAAGGCACCACGCCCCTTTCCCTGGAGGAAGCCCGCCTGAGCCTGGAGGAGGCCAGGATCGCCCACATGAGCGCCCTCCGCACCCTCTTCCCCGAGGTCAAGGCCAGCTACCTCCTCTACCCAAGCGGGAACGACACCCTGGCCCTGAGCCTTTCCAGCCGGACCCTGCAACCCACCCTGGCCTACACCCGGCAGGATCCCGCGCAAAGGCCCACCAGCCTGCCCGGAGGGGGTAGCTACCGAACCCTGGAGGAAATGAGGCTCTCCTTTTCCCTCACCCTCTCCCCGGGTCTCTTCGCCGCCCTGGAGGCCGCAGAGGCCCAGGTGCGGGGGGCGGAGGAAGCCTTGAAGGCAACCGAAAGGCAAGCCCGGCTGCAGGAGGAAACCCTGAATAACTCCCTAAAAACCCTAAGGGCGGCCCTGGAGCTAGCCCGCCTCCGCCTCGAGGCCCAGGAAAGGACCCTGGCGGAAACGAAAAAGCGCCTGGAACTCGGCCTGGAAAGCCCCCTGGCCCTGTTGCAGGCGGAGCTTTCCCTTGCCCAGGCGGAACTGGCCCTGGCCCAGGCGGAAAGCGACCTGAGAACCAAGTGGATGGAGCTTTACCAGCTCTACGGCGAACTCCTACCGGAGGTGATCCCATGA
- a CDS encoding MarR family winged helix-turn-helix transcriptional regulator, whose protein sequence is MKGPPTPLVEELSRLGYTLMRLLLSRAKEIFAQEGVSLLQAEVLRLVREGVQLPSRLAEQLEVLPSQVSHLLASLEEAGLLERHPDPQDRRRVLLRLTPKGEAVHKRLQEAWLHAYGQHLARLSPKELLLFRDLLRKLTEVEGG, encoded by the coding sequence ATGAAGGGTCCACCCACCCCTCTGGTGGAGGAGCTATCCCGGCTCGGCTACACCCTGATGCGCCTTTTGCTCTCCCGGGCCAAGGAGATCTTCGCTCAGGAGGGGGTTTCCCTCCTGCAGGCGGAGGTGCTCCGCCTGGTGAGGGAAGGGGTCCAGCTTCCCTCCCGCCTGGCGGAGCAACTGGAGGTCCTTCCCTCCCAGGTATCCCATCTCCTCGCCTCCTTGGAGGAAGCTGGCCTCCTGGAGCGCCACCCAGACCCCCAGGACCGCCGCAGGGTCCTCCTCCGCCTTACCCCCAAGGGGGAGGCCGTGCACAAGCGCCTACAGGAAGCCTGGCTTCACGCCTACGGCCAGCACCTGGCCCGGCTCAGCCCAAAGGAGCTCCTCCTTTTCCGCGACCTCCTGCGCAAACTCACGGAGGTGGAAGGTGGCTAA
- a CDS encoding hemolysin family protein yields MDRPPSRWLFFLPFGSLALAQSQAPSPGDLFLLVLLLAFSAFFSASETAFTTLYPWKVRELAETRGGPFRLLAQDITRFLTTILVGNNLVNIAATALVTDLATRAFGSAGVGLATGLMTFLVLFFGEITPKSIAVHHAVALARVGAWPIYLLSVLLYPVGRFFSLVSVFLLRVLGLEPRDTPLVSEQELKLILAGAEESGTIEAQEEEMIHSILELEETPVREIMTPRVEMVAIEAEASLEDFLHLFREHRYSRVPVYKENVDHIVGVAYAKDLLDYYCEEDLRGRTVASIAHPPYFVPENMDAWSLLRELRRRKVHMAIVVDEFGGTAGLVTLEDVMEEIVGEIYDETDEPEDMAIRRLPDGSFSIQAQTPVDEVSKALGVELPEGEYDTLSGFLYEQFGRIPGVGESVEWQGFRFVVESADQRRIERVRVERLVEHGEG; encoded by the coding sequence ATGGACAGACCTCCCAGTCGGTGGCTCTTCTTCCTGCCCTTCGGTTCCCTAGCCCTGGCCCAGTCCCAAGCCCCAAGCCCTGGGGACCTTTTTCTTTTGGTCCTCCTCTTGGCCTTTTCCGCCTTTTTCTCCGCCAGCGAGACCGCCTTCACCACCCTCTACCCCTGGAAGGTGCGGGAGCTGGCGGAAACCCGGGGGGGACCCTTTCGGCTCCTCGCCCAGGACATCACCCGCTTCCTCACCACCATCCTGGTGGGGAACAACCTGGTGAACATCGCCGCCACCGCCTTGGTGACGGATCTGGCCACCCGGGCCTTCGGTTCGGCCGGGGTGGGCTTGGCCACGGGGCTCATGACCTTCTTGGTGCTTTTCTTTGGGGAGATCACCCCCAAGTCCATCGCTGTGCACCATGCGGTGGCCTTGGCCCGGGTGGGGGCCTGGCCCATCTACCTCCTCTCCGTCCTTCTCTACCCCGTGGGCCGCTTTTTCAGCCTGGTCTCCGTTTTCCTGCTCAGGGTGCTGGGCCTGGAGCCTCGGGATACCCCCTTGGTGTCCGAGCAGGAGCTTAAGCTCATCCTGGCGGGGGCGGAGGAGTCCGGCACCATAGAGGCCCAGGAGGAGGAGATGATCCACTCCATCCTGGAGCTGGAGGAAACCCCTGTGCGGGAGATCATGACCCCTCGGGTGGAGATGGTGGCCATTGAGGCGGAGGCCAGCTTGGAGGACTTCCTCCACCTCTTCCGGGAGCACCGCTATAGCCGGGTTCCCGTCTACAAGGAGAACGTGGACCACATCGTGGGAGTGGCCTACGCCAAGGACCTTCTGGACTACTACTGCGAGGAAGACCTTAGGGGGCGTACGGTGGCCTCCATCGCCCATCCTCCGTACTTCGTCCCCGAGAACATGGATGCCTGGTCGCTTCTAAGGGAGCTTCGCCGGCGGAAGGTGCACATGGCCATAGTGGTGGACGAGTTTGGGGGCACGGCGGGCCTGGTCACCTTGGAGGACGTGATGGAGGAGATCGTGGGGGAGATCTATGACGAGACCGACGAGCCAGAGGACATGGCCATTCGCAGGCTTCCCGATGGCTCCTTTTCCATCCAGGCCCAAACCCCCGTGGACGAGGTTTCCAAGGCCCTGGGGGTGGAGCTGCCCGAGGGGGAGTACGACACCCTTTCCGGTTTCCTCTACGAGCAGTTCGGCCGCATCCCCGGCGTGGGGGAGAGCGTGGAGTGGCAGGGGTTCCGGTTCGTGGTGGAAAGCGCCGACCAGCGCCGGATAGAAAGGGTGCGGGTGGAGAGGTTGGTGGAGCATGGAGAGGGTTAG
- the cdd gene encoding cytidine deaminase — MERVRAILKAHVERAYAPYSGFPVVALVEAEGESFLGVNVENASFPLSQCAERNAVAAMVLAGKRRIDRVHIYSPKGPIPPCGGCRQVLLEFGSPGTEVVMHGPEGYVVRTLGELLPLGFRL, encoded by the coding sequence ATGGAGAGGGTTAGGGCCATCCTTAAGGCCCATGTGGAGCGAGCCTACGCTCCTTACTCCGGCTTTCCCGTGGTGGCCCTGGTGGAGGCGGAAGGGGAAAGCTTCCTTGGGGTCAATGTGGAGAACGCCTCCTTTCCCCTTTCCCAGTGCGCCGAGCGCAATGCGGTGGCCGCCATGGTCCTGGCGGGGAAGAGGCGGATAGACCGGGTGCACATCTATAGCCCCAAAGGCCCCATTCCCCCTTGCGGGGGGTGCCGCCAGGTGCTTTTGGAGTTCGGCTCCCCCGGGACCGAGGTGGTCATGCACGGGCCTGAGGGGTATGTGGTGAGGACCCTGGGGGAGCTCTTGCCCCTGGGTTTTAGGCTCTAG
- a CDS encoding dihydrodipicolinate synthase family protein, producing the protein MILPPIPTPFDREGRLDTEAFRELAEALEPLVDGLLIYGSNGEGVHLTPEERARGLRALKPRKPFLVGLMEETLPQAERALLEAQEAGAMAVLATPPRYYHASLGEGLVAYYQALAERMPIFLYHVPQNTKVDLPLPAVETLAQHPRITGIKDSSGDLTRLAFYQAHLRDDFRVFTGHAPTFLGALVLGAEGGILAAANLAPRAYRALLEAFRTGRLSEAQALQKRLFPLGNLLSRGGVPLLKQAMRHLGLPAGYPRPPYPQESPIWKEFRPVLEALKEEGWLL; encoded by the coding sequence ATGATCCTTCCACCCATCCCCACTCCCTTCGACCGGGAAGGCCGCCTGGACACGGAGGCCTTTCGGGAACTGGCCGAAGCCCTAGAACCTTTGGTGGACGGGCTTCTCATCTACGGCTCCAACGGGGAAGGCGTCCACCTGACCCCTGAGGAACGGGCCAGGGGGCTTCGGGCCCTAAAACCCCGGAAGCCTTTCCTGGTGGGCCTCATGGAGGAAACCCTGCCCCAAGCGGAACGGGCCCTCCTCGAGGCCCAGGAAGCAGGTGCCATGGCCGTTCTGGCCACGCCTCCCCGCTACTACCACGCAAGCCTCGGCGAGGGGCTCGTGGCCTACTACCAAGCCCTGGCGGAAAGGATGCCCATCTTCCTCTACCACGTGCCCCAAAACACCAAGGTGGACCTGCCCCTTCCCGCGGTGGAAACCCTGGCCCAACACCCCAGGATCACGGGAATCAAGGACTCCAGCGGGGACCTAACCCGCCTGGCCTTTTACCAGGCCCATCTGAGGGATGATTTCCGGGTCTTCACCGGCCACGCCCCCACCTTCCTGGGGGCTTTGGTCCTGGGAGCCGAAGGAGGCATCCTGGCGGCGGCCAACCTGGCCCCCAGGGCCTACCGGGCCCTCCTGGAGGCCTTCCGGACCGGCCGCCTAAGCGAAGCCCAGGCCCTGCAAAAACGGCTATTCCCCTTGGGGAACCTTCTTTCCAGGGGTGGGGTACCCCTCCTCAAGCAGGCCATGAGGCACCTGGGCCTACCCGCCGGTTACCCAAGGCCTCCCTATCCCCAGGAAAGCCCTATCTGGAAGGAGTTTCGGCCCGTCTTGGAAGCCCTTAAGGAGGAGGGATGGCTCCTGTGA